One segment of Streptomyces sp. NA02950 DNA contains the following:
- a CDS encoding sigma-70 family RNA polymerase sigma factor, producing MSSEVGAQVIEAARSGDPDAQDQLVSAYLPLVYNVVGRALKGHADVDDVVQDTMIRALGGLGGLRDPSACRSWLVAIAMNQVRRHWRERQDAPVGGLGEVHEMPGPEPDFADLTIVRLGLEGQRREVAEATRWLDDSEQEVLSLWWLEAAGELTRAEVAAALDLSPQHTAVRVQRTKDQLETARVVVRALSTTPRCRELGQLTGIWDGRPSALWRKRISRHARGCGECSGHWSGLVPAEGLLVGLGLVPVAGALLGWRASAAAAGQLPMDPSGSAMPGDAWAHSADTTVLPAVDTGSGGAYGSGGAAHASDGTQTAGGARGARHRARKRSRAARGAGVAALALAVGGSALLLELPKDKGHNDAGPSRTAPLAEDSPSTDEPTPDRVTTRPASRKESPTRRPVTKAPRTSKPTPRPSTSAPTAPPTRSAPTTAPPKATPVPGNNTAFAQEVMELVNIERGKVGCSPVRLNDKLNSAAQKHSDDMASRGYFDHTAPDGSDPGDRITAAGYPWRTYGENIAKGQQTPAAVMDSWMNSPGHRQNILNCDFTEMGVGVDRGSGGPTWTQAFGDR from the coding sequence GTGAGCAGCGAGGTCGGAGCACAGGTCATCGAGGCCGCGCGGTCCGGTGACCCGGACGCGCAGGATCAGCTCGTCAGCGCGTATCTGCCGCTGGTCTACAACGTCGTCGGCCGCGCCCTCAAAGGGCATGCGGACGTCGACGACGTGGTCCAGGACACCATGATCCGGGCCCTCGGCGGGCTCGGCGGGCTGCGCGACCCCTCCGCCTGCCGCTCCTGGCTCGTGGCGATCGCGATGAACCAGGTACGCCGCCACTGGCGGGAGCGGCAGGACGCGCCCGTCGGCGGCCTGGGGGAGGTGCACGAGATGCCCGGACCCGAGCCCGACTTCGCCGATCTGACGATCGTGCGGCTGGGTCTTGAAGGCCAGCGCAGGGAGGTCGCCGAGGCGACGCGGTGGCTCGACGACAGCGAGCAGGAAGTGCTTTCGCTGTGGTGGCTGGAGGCCGCGGGCGAACTGACCCGCGCCGAGGTGGCCGCCGCCCTCGACCTCTCGCCGCAGCACACGGCCGTACGCGTCCAGCGCACCAAGGACCAGCTGGAGACGGCGCGCGTGGTGGTCCGCGCCCTGTCCACCACCCCGCGCTGCCGCGAGCTGGGGCAGCTCACCGGCATCTGGGACGGACGGCCGTCCGCCCTGTGGCGCAAGCGAATATCCCGCCACGCCCGCGGCTGCGGCGAGTGCTCCGGCCACTGGTCCGGATTGGTCCCGGCCGAGGGACTGCTCGTCGGCCTCGGGCTGGTGCCGGTTGCGGGCGCGCTGCTGGGCTGGCGGGCGAGCGCGGCCGCCGCCGGGCAACTCCCCATGGACCCGTCCGGATCGGCCATGCCGGGTGACGCGTGGGCGCACTCGGCGGACACCACGGTGCTCCCGGCGGTGGACACGGGCTCGGGCGGCGCGTATGGCTCGGGCGGCGCGGCACATGCCTCGGACGGCACGCAGACCGCGGGCGGGGCGCGCGGCGCCCGGCACCGGGCCCGCAAGCGCTCGCGGGCGGCCCGCGGCGCCGGGGTCGCGGCGCTCGCACTGGCCGTCGGAGGCTCCGCGCTGCTGCTCGAACTCCCCAAGGACAAGGGTCACAACGACGCCGGGCCCAGCCGGACCGCACCGCTCGCGGAGGACTCCCCGTCCACCGACGAGCCCACCCCCGACCGCGTCACCACCCGGCCCGCGAGCCGCAAGGAGAGCCCGACCCGGCGCCCGGTCACCAAGGCACCCCGCACCTCCAAGCCCACCCCGCGCCCCAGCACCAGTGCCCCGACCGCACCGCCCACCCGGTCCGCCCCGACCACAGCGCCCCCGAAGGCCACCCCCGTCCCGGGCAACAACACCGCGTTCGCGCAGGAGGTCATGGAGCTGGTCAACATCGAGCGCGGCAAGGTGGGCTGCTCCCCGGTCCGCCTCAACGACAAGCTGAACTCCGCCGCCCAGAAGCACTCGGACGACATGGCCTCCCGCGGCTACTTCGACCACACCGCCCCCGACGGCTCGGACCCCGGCGACCGCATCACCGCGGCCGGATACCCGTGGCGCACCTACGGCGAGAACATCGCCAAAGGCCAGCAGACCCCGGCCGCGGTCATGGACTCCTGGATGAACAGCCCCGGCCATCGGCAGAACATCCTCAACTGCGACTTCACGGAGATGGGGGTGGGGGTCGACCGCGGCAGCGGCGGACCCACGTGGACCCAGGCGTTCGGGGACCGCTGA